CCAGACACCGGCGAGACGTTCGCCGAAATCGCCGCCCGCGCAACTCGAAGTCAAGCGTTCACCGCGCTGGACCTCTGTACGAAGTACGACCGCGACGTCAACGTTCTCGTGCTGGACGTAGACGAGACACTGCGCTCCGCTGGCGGCACCGACAACGAGATTCCCCGCGAGACGCTCCACTTGCTCACGGAGTTCTACGAGCAGGGCGTGCCCATCGTCGTTTGTACCGGGCAAACACTCGAAAACGTCAAGGGATTTATGATTCAGGGGCTCGGCAACGAAATCGTCCACTCCGGAGACCTCTCTATCGTCTACGAGGCCGGAACCGGCGTGTTCACGCCCGGCCACGGCGCGGACACCAAGCAACTGCTCTACGAGAAACTGGACGACGACGTGCGGGCCATCTTCGACGACGTGCGCTCGCGGGTCCTCTCGGAGGCCCCCGACGACCTGCGGCGTGGCTGTCACCTGCAGGGCAACGAGTTCAACGTCACGATGAAGCCGAATTTCGAGACGGGGAGCAGGCAGGCCCGTGAAATCATCGACGAGGCACTCGTCTACGAACTCGACCTGTTGGGGGACGCCGTGGTCTCCCAACTCGCCACAGCGGGCGACGCAGACCCCGACCAAGCGAACCCCAGCGAGTGGGCGCGCGCCTACTACGCCGACCAAGACCCCGAGATTCGCGGCGTGCTAGAACAGGAAGGCGGGACGCCGGACTGCTCGACCGACGACGTGCCAGAAACCGTCGCCGACCTCTTCGAGCGCATCGACGTGGCCTACTACGAGGCCGACGCCGCCGAAATCGGGAGCCTCGAACTGAACAAAGTCGTCGGCGTTGAGGGAGCCTTCGACGTGCTGGGCATTGAGGACCCGTTCACGGTCGTCATGGGCGACAGCAAGAGCGACCTCCGGGTGATGAAGTGGGTCGCAGAAAATAAATACGGACTCGGGGCCGCCCCCGAACACGCCTCCCGGGACGTGCTGGACCACGTCGTCCGCACCGACGAACTCGTCTTCGACCGCGGGAAGGCGGGCGAGATTCTGCGGACTGTGTTAGCGCTGAATCGGTTGGCGAAACTCAGCTAAGGCGAGCGGACGAGAAATAAACCTCCGCCGTGGAACGGGTTACTCCGGTGTCGCCTGCCCTAAACCACTCTGGTCGGACTCGTACTCTCTGTCGAGTGGGTCCTCCAGTTCTCCCATTACGGCCTCCAACGCGTCGGTCGCGGTGAGGAGACCGACCACGTCGCCCTCCGAGAGCACCAGCGCGAGTTCCTGTCGCTCGGCCTGGAACTGGTCGATGGCGTCGCTGACGGTGGTGTCGGCCGAGACCGTCATCGGCGGTGCCGCAATCTCCGCGAACGTCACGTCACCGGCTTTCAACTCCTCGATACAGTCCACGACGCTCGGAACGTAGACGACGCCTTCGAACTCGTCGGTGTCTTCTCCGATAAGTGGGTAGCGCGTGTGCGGCGTCTCGGAGACGCGCCGGAGGTTCTCTTCGACAGAGACGGTGGTCGAGAGCGGAACCATGTCCTCCTCGTCCACCATCACGTCCCGGACTTCGGTTCGTCCCGCCGCCAGTGCGTTGACGATTTCGTCGTGGCGCTCGTCGGAGATTTCTCCCTGCTCCAGCAGGGAACTCATTCGATTGCGCAGTTGGGCACGAGTCTCGATTGCGTCTTCCTCCGCTTCCAGCCACGCGCCGGTCATCTCGATGCCGAACAGTCGAAGCGTCCACTTGGCGACGTAGTCGCCGAGCGTGATGAGCGGCGAGATGAGTAGGTAGAACCAGTAGAGGGGCGTCGCACCGTACCGACACACCATCCGCGAGCGCTCGACCCCGAGGTAGGTCGGGGCCTGCTCGCCGTGGGTGAGGTGGATGAGGTTGATAATCGCGTACGCGATGATAGCGCCAGCCCCGATTCTGGCGAGAGCGGTCCCACCGAACAGCGGCTCGAACAGTGCAGCGAGCGCCGGTTCGGCGACGATACCGACCGCGATGCTCGACGCCGTAATACCGACTTGACAGGTCGTCAGATACAGTTCGAGGTCCTGTGTCATCTCCCACGCGCGTTCGAGCTTCGAGTTGCCGTCCACGAACTCGTCTTCGGTGAACTGCCGAGCGCGCGTCAACGCGAACTCGATGGCGACGAAGAAGCCGTTCGCGAGGATGAGCAGTACGCCAGCGACGAGGCGGAGACCGATTTCGCCTGAGTTCATCGGTTGTACGTCGCTGTTCACTCCCGAGACTTTTGTAACCGTTGACTCTGTCCATCAGTATAAATAGTAAGTTGCTGTTTCGATAAAATATAGTCGCAAATTTCTCGTTCTGACACCACCCTGTGAGTGTCCTTTTATGAGAGGCGACCGAACATCCGCTCGAATGGCGAGCCGAGAACTGGACTCTCTCGACAAACGAATCCTCTATACACTGCAAAGAGACGCCCGACGCACCTCCTCAAGCGACGTGGCGGCGGAACTCGACGTGTCGGCGAGTACCGTTCGGAACCGCATCCAACGACTCGAAGCGGATGGCGTCATCAGAGGCTACCACGCCGACGTCGATTACGGAGCGACGGGCCACCAACTGTTCACGCTCATCGTCTGTACGGCACCGATTCCGAAGCGCGAGGAGTTAGCGGCGGCAGCAGCCGAGATTCCCGGCGTCGTGGAGGTTCAAGAAGTGATGACTGGCGAAGCGAACGTCCTCGTGCGAGCTATCGGCGTGAACGGCGACGACCTCACCCGAATCGGCGAGGAGTTGGACGAACTCGGTCTGCGAGTCTCGGATGAAGACTTGATACGAAACACGCATCGCCGTCCGTACTCCCGATTTCGGGAGGCTACCGACGAGTGAGGAAGACGAGAAACTGACGAGCGAAGAGGACGAGAAACTGACGAGCGAAGAGGACGAGAAACCGACGAGCGAGAGTGAAAAAGGGGAGTGCCGTTAGATAGTAGCCGCTGGAATCGGGCTGGAAACGGCGAGAACGTCGAAGACGGAAACTCGAACGCGGGAACTTCTCAAACGTTCAAACTCAGTCGGACCGTGTCGCCGGACTCCAGGTTACTGCCGGTCGAGAGCGTCTCGGCCGTATCGACGGATTCTCGAATTGCGACCGTGTCCGAGCGGAGTCGGTGACCGTCCAGCACGCCAGCGCGGACCTGCGGGCCGTGCTTGTCTGCGAGTTTCTCCACCACGTCACCCACCGTCGCGTCCTCCGACACGCCGACACGGGCTTCCCGGGTGCCAGTTCGGGCGACGAGCGTCCCCGTGAGTTTGACTGTCACGTTCATATCTCTCCCTCTAGTCGCCGGGCACAAAAAGTTTACTCACACTCGAAAAAGAACTGCCGAGACGGAACGGCTTAAGGACGCGGCCCGTGACCATTCGCACATGCACGACGAACGCGACGGACACAGCGCATCCGACGGCGGCCACGCGCCGAAACCGGGCGCGGACGACCCTCTCGGCATGCACGGCGTGGTACCGCCGACGATTACGGCGTTCGACGAAGACGAATCGGTCGATTACGAGGCGACGGCCGCCCACGCGCGCTACGTGGCCGAAGGCGGTGCCCACGGGGTCTTCCCGCTGGGAACCAACGGCGAGTTTCCCCTGCTGACGCCCGAGGAGCGCGAGGGCGTGGTCGAGGCAGTCGTGGAAGAAATCGACGGCGACGTGCCGGTCATCGCGGGCGTCGGCGCGCCGAGTACGCGCCAGACGGTCGCACACGCCGAGCACGCCGAGTCCGTCGGCGCGGACGGCGTCGTAGTCGTCACGCCGTACTACTTCCCGCTGGACCACGACGGGGCCGTGAACCACTACCAGCGAGTCGCCGACGCGGTCGATATTCCGGTCTACGTCTACCACATCCCGAGCAAGACCGGCAACTCGCTATCGTTGGAGACCGTGGACGCGCTCGCGGACATCGACAACCTCGCCGGACTCAAGGATTCGAGCAAGGACGTGCCGTGGCTCGGACAGGCGATAGATGCGAACCCGGAACTGACCTTCCTCGCGGGGTCAGACTCGCTACTGTTCCCCGGATTAGAAGTCGGCTGTACGGGCATGGTCAGCGCCGTCGCCAACGTCTTCCCGGAACTCGTCGTAGACCTCTACGAAGCGTACGACGAGGGCGACGAAGAGCGTGCCCGCGAGTTGCAGAGCGAGGTGTACGACGTGCGCGACGCCATCAAGCGCGGGCCGTACATGGCGGGCGTGAAGACCGCCCTGAGCATTCGAGACACCGGGTTCGACCCCGGTCCGCTCCGTAGTCCGCTCCGGAAGATGGACGACGAGGACCGCGCTGCGCTTGAAGCCGACCTCGAAGCACTCGGACTGCTGTAGTCGTTTCAATAGCGACTGTTCACTTTTAATTTACACTGTCGAACTAACAGTAGATTTATTACCGTGTGAATTGTTAGCATACATTGTCGGCGGACGAGTGACGAGCGTCACCCGAACGTGATGCTGACCGCCCACGGGAGGAAGAGAGTATGAAAATACGTAGCCTACGGAGCGTTCGGTCTCAGCTGAGACCCAACAAACGAGTCGTCCTCGGAAGCATGACGTGGTCCATCGGTGCGGTCGGCGCCTTGAATCCGGCCAGCGCACCAGCGGCCACACCGCTCGTGGCCGCGGGCGTCTACATCACGCTCGAACCGTCGTTCGCATCGAAGCTCACGTCTCGAATCACGGTGTCCCCGTCATAATTCGACGGATACCTCCACACTTTTACTACGTGGCGAGTTAGTCGCGTGCATGGGACGAAACTACGAGTCGCTTCACGACCCGAACGCCGAGTACACGATGCGGGAACTCTCCTCGGGGACGATGGGCCTCGACAACGAGCGCAACGGCCCTCGCGACCTCGAAATCACCGACGTGCAGACGACGATGGTAGATGGCAACTTCCCGTGGACCCTCGTACGGGTGTACACTGACGCTGGCGTCGTCGGCACTGGCGAGGCGTACTGGGGTGCGGGCGTCCCCGAACTCATCGAGCGGATGACGCCGTTCCTCGTCGGCGAAAACCCGCTGGACATCGACCGTCTCTTCGAACATCTCGTCCAGAAAATGTCCGGCGAAGGCTCCATCGAGGGCGTGACTGTCACGGCCATCGCGGGCATCGAAATCGCGCTCCACGACCTCGCGGGGAAGGTCATGGACCTGCCCGCCTACCAACTGCTCGGCGGGAAGTACCGCGACAAAGTTCGCGTCTACTGTGACTGCCACACCGAGGAAGAAGCAGACCCCGAGGCCTGTGCGGACGAAGCCGAGCGCGTGGTCGAAGAACTAGGCTACGACGCGCTCAAATTCGACCTCGACGTGCCCTCCGGCTTCGAGAAGGACCGCGCGAACCGCCACCTCCGACCGGGCGAGATTCGCCACAAGGCCGAAATCGTCGAGAAGGTCACCGAGCGCGTGAAAGACCGCGCGGACGTGGCGTTCGACTGCCACTGGACGTTCTCGGGTGGCTCTGCGAAGCGTCTCGCCGACGCCATCGAGGAGTACGACGTGTGGTGGCTCGAAGACCCCGTGCCGCCGGAGAACTTGGAGGTGCAAGAGGAGGTCACGAAGTCCACGCTCACGCCGATTACGGTCGGCGAGAACCGATACCGAGTCACCGAAGAACGTCGCCTCATCGAGAACCAAGCCGTGGACATCATCGCGCCCGACCTGCCGAAAGTCGGCGGCATGCGCGAGACCCGGAAAATCGCCGACGTTGCGAACCAGTACTACGTCCCGGTCGCCATGCACAACGTCTCCTCACCGGTTGCGACGATGGCCAGCGCCCACGTCGGTGCGGCGATTCCGAACTCGCTGGCGGTGGAGTACCATAGCTACGAACTCGGCTGGTGGGCAGACCTCGTGGAAGAGGACGTCATCGAAGATGGCTACATCGAGATTCCGGAAAAGCCGGGTCTCGGCGTGACCCTCGACATGGACGTGGTCGAGGAGAACATGGTCGAAGGCGAGACGTTGTTCGACGAGGCGTAGTCGGGGCGAATCGGCGAATCTTCGACTCCGTGAACTGATTTTTCGCTGCCGTACTTTTACCACGCTCGCCGTTGCAGGAGTGTCGTCTGCGAGTTCGCGGCGCGCCGCGAACTCGCACGCTCGGGAAATCATGACTACTGCCACCCGCACACCCGACGCCGTCCCGTGGGGGTCCCGCACCGTCCGCGTCGTCTTGGCCAGCACCGCGCTCGCACCGCTCGGGGTGCCACTCATCGCGCCCGCGCTCCCCGTCGTCAGAGACACCTTTGGACTCACAGTCGCTCGCGTGAGTCTGCTGGTCTCGCTGTACTTCGTCACCGGCATCGTCCTCTCGCCGTTCATCGGCCTGCTCGCGGACAGGGTGGGCCGCAGACGAGTGCTTGTCTCGTCGCTACTCATTTTCAGTCTCGCCGGGGGAGCGATGGCACTCGCGTCGAACTTCGGAACCGTCCTCGCCATCCGAATCGTGCAGGGCACTGCGGCGGCGGGCATCTTCATCACCACCGTGACGCTCATCGGGGACGCGTTCGAGGGCGTCCAGCGCAACGCAGTACTGGGAGTGAACACGGCAGTACTGGCGGCGGGGGCCGCGGTCTTCCCTCTCGTAGGCGGGTACCTCGTCACGTTCGGCTGGAACGTTCCGTTCTTCGCGTATCTCGCCGGACTACCGGTCGCGCTGTTCGCACACCTGCGTTTGGAGGAGTCGCGGACAGAACGGAATGGAGGGACTGTGAGTGGCGAAACCGGAACGGGCGGCGCGGACAGAGCGACTCGCACGGGCGTCGCAGTTCGCGGGAGCCTCGGCTATCTCCAGCGAGTCCTCAGAACAGTCGCCACTCGGAGCGCAGTCGTCCCGTACGGCACGGCGTTCCTGACCGAACTGCTCGCGTTCGGCGCGGTGTTCACCATACTGCCGTTCCTCTTCGAAGGAACCTACGGCCTCTCGCCACTGTTCATCGGAGCCGTGATTACCGTGACCGAGGTGGTCTCCTCTCTCGTCGCCGCCGCGAACGGTCGCCTTGCTCGGCGATTCTCGGACGCGCAACTCATCACGTTCGGCTACGCCTGTTACGGCGTCGGGATGGTGCTGGCGTGGCTGACCACCGCCGTCCCGGTCATCGTCGCTGGCGTCGTGGTGTTCGGGGCCGGAATCGGGCTGACGATGCCCTCCGTCGATGCCCTACTGAGTGGTCTCGTCCGGCAGGAGTACCGCGCCGGTGCGTTCAGCCTCCGGAACAGCACGACGTTTCTGGGGCGCGCGACCGGACCGATTCTCTTCGCGGGAGTCGCCACCCAGACGGGGTATCGGCCACTGTTGCTGGCGACAGGAGTCGTTGGCTTTCTCGGGGTAGTAGGGAGTCTAACACTGAGTCGGACGACAAACGACTGAGCGACCGCGTCAGCCCACCGTCGGGTCTACCCTCCGGCCGACCCATAACAGACTCCCAATCAGTAGCACCACCGCGACTGGCAAGAGCCACTGAAAGGCAGTTAACAG
The sequence above is a segment of the Halorussus halophilus genome. Coding sequences within it:
- a CDS encoding dihydrodipicolinate synthase family protein; the encoded protein is MHDERDGHSASDGGHAPKPGADDPLGMHGVVPPTITAFDEDESVDYEATAAHARYVAEGGAHGVFPLGTNGEFPLLTPEEREGVVEAVVEEIDGDVPVIAGVGAPSTRQTVAHAEHAESVGADGVVVVTPYYFPLDHDGAVNHYQRVADAVDIPVYVYHIPSKTGNSLSLETVDALADIDNLAGLKDSSKDVPWLGQAIDANPELTFLAGSDSLLFPGLEVGCTGMVSAVANVFPELVVDLYEAYDEGDEERARELQSEVYDVRDAIKRGPYMAGVKTALSIRDTGFDPGPLRSPLRKMDDEDRAALEADLEALGLL
- a CDS encoding mandelate racemase/muconate lactonizing enzyme family protein, which codes for MGRNYESLHDPNAEYTMRELSSGTMGLDNERNGPRDLEITDVQTTMVDGNFPWTLVRVYTDAGVVGTGEAYWGAGVPELIERMTPFLVGENPLDIDRLFEHLVQKMSGEGSIEGVTVTAIAGIEIALHDLAGKVMDLPAYQLLGGKYRDKVRVYCDCHTEEEADPEACADEAERVVEELGYDALKFDLDVPSGFEKDRANRHLRPGEIRHKAEIVEKVTERVKDRADVAFDCHWTFSGGSAKRLADAIEEYDVWWLEDPVPPENLEVQEEVTKSTLTPITVGENRYRVTEERRLIENQAVDIIAPDLPKVGGMRETRKIADVANQYYVPVAMHNVSSPVATMASAHVGAAIPNSLAVEYHSYELGWWADLVEEDVIEDGYIEIPEKPGLGVTLDMDVVEENMVEGETLFDEA
- a CDS encoding Lrp/AsnC family transcriptional regulator, with the translated sequence MASRELDSLDKRILYTLQRDARRTSSSDVAAELDVSASTVRNRIQRLEADGVIRGYHADVDYGATGHQLFTLIVCTAPIPKREELAAAAAEIPGVVEVQEVMTGEANVLVRAIGVNGDDLTRIGEELDELGLRVSDEDLIRNTHRRPYSRFREATDE
- a CDS encoding MFS transporter, which codes for MTTATRTPDAVPWGSRTVRVVLASTALAPLGVPLIAPALPVVRDTFGLTVARVSLLVSLYFVTGIVLSPFIGLLADRVGRRRVLVSSLLIFSLAGGAMALASNFGTVLAIRIVQGTAAAGIFITTVTLIGDAFEGVQRNAVLGVNTAVLAAGAAVFPLVGGYLVTFGWNVPFFAYLAGLPVALFAHLRLEESRTERNGGTVSGETGTGGADRATRTGVAVRGSLGYLQRVLRTVATRSAVVPYGTAFLTELLAFGAVFTILPFLFEGTYGLSPLFIGAVITVTEVVSSLVAAANGRLARRFSDAQLITFGYACYGVGMVLAWLTTAVPVIVAGVVVFGAGIGLTMPSVDALLSGLVRQEYRAGAFSLRNSTTFLGRATGPILFAGVATQTGYRPLLLATGVVGFLGVVGSLTLSRTTND
- a CDS encoding HAD family hydrolase; its protein translation is MERYDQLYRLYDEFDAETLRAYQDFVDLFPAVDSRVALEHWQDASDELDARKDEIRDAFPDTGETFAEIAARATRSQAFTALDLCTKYDRDVNVLVLDVDETLRSAGGTDNEIPRETLHLLTEFYEQGVPIVVCTGQTLENVKGFMIQGLGNEIVHSGDLSIVYEAGTGVFTPGHGADTKQLLYEKLDDDVRAIFDDVRSRVLSEAPDDLRRGCHLQGNEFNVTMKPNFETGSRQAREIIDEALVYELDLLGDAVVSQLATAGDADPDQANPSEWARAYYADQDPEIRGVLEQEGGTPDCSTDDVPETVADLFERIDVAYYEADAAEIGSLELNKVVGVEGAFDVLGIEDPFTVVMGDSKSDLRVMKWVAENKYGLGAAPEHASRDVLDHVVRTDELVFDRGKAGEILRTVLALNRLAKLS
- a CDS encoding CNNM domain-containing protein, with protein sequence MNSGEIGLRLVAGVLLILANGFFVAIEFALTRARQFTEDEFVDGNSKLERAWEMTQDLELYLTTCQVGITASSIAVGIVAEPALAALFEPLFGGTALARIGAGAIIAYAIINLIHLTHGEQAPTYLGVERSRMVCRYGATPLYWFYLLISPLITLGDYVAKWTLRLFGIEMTGAWLEAEEDAIETRAQLRNRMSSLLEQGEISDERHDEIVNALAAGRTEVRDVMVDEEDMVPLSTTVSVEENLRRVSETPHTRYPLIGEDTDEFEGVVYVPSVVDCIEELKAGDVTFAEIAAPPMTVSADTTVSDAIDQFQAERQELALVLSEGDVVGLLTATDALEAVMGELEDPLDREYESDQSGLGQATPE
- a CDS encoding MoaD/ThiS family protein, whose protein sequence is MNVTVKLTGTLVARTGTREARVGVSEDATVGDVVEKLADKHGPQVRAGVLDGHRLRSDTVAIRESVDTAETLSTGSNLESGDTVRLSLNV